A single region of the Gossypium arboreum isolate Shixiya-1 chromosome 12, ASM2569848v2, whole genome shotgun sequence genome encodes:
- the LOC108477587 gene encoding uncharacterized protein LOC108477587, which translates to MEDDNSANTSDILIGRPFLSTAQTKIDVRSGILTMEFNGEVLKFNVYDAMNRPSMISNVSNIDIIDPLTELYLEYHDNDELQTVLCRSLDFDAIKELEEWITIEDFVHETVAHMEASQLRKASGKTFELSPSQTKLVPSILQAPELELKALPSHLKYAFLGERNSLPVIISSKLLKVEEENLVQVLRDYKEVIGWTIVDIKGLSPSTCMHKMQVIDNAVPKREAQRRLNPPMIEVVRKEVQKLLDAGMIYPISDSSWVSPVHVVPKKTGVTVIENSVGEMVPTQIPVASEDQEKMTFTCPFGTFAYRRMPFRLCNAPATFQRCMASIFLDYVERIIEVFMDHFTVYGESLKKDKEFEFDQSCREAFDMLKHKLVLAPIVQPLYWSYPFKIMYDASDHSVGAVLRQRIEKEPHVISYASKTLDATQINYSTTEKEFLAIVFDLEKIRSYLLGTKIVVFSDYVALKYLIGKKEAKLRLIRWILLLQEFDLKMKDIKGRKNLMADHLSRIPPSKDVTSLKDDFPDEKLLAAQTIFP; encoded by the exons ATGGAGGATGACAATTCGGCCAATACATCAGACATACTTATTGGAAGACCATTTTTGAGTACCGCACAAACGAAGATTGACGTAAGAAGTGGGATACTCACTATGGAGTTCAATGGAGAAGTATTAAAATTCAATGTCTACGATGCCATGAACCGTCCTAGCATGATTTCTAATGTTTCTAATATTGATATTATTGATCCTTTAACTGAGTTATATTTGGAATATCATGACAATGATGAATTACAAACTGTCCTTTGCAGAAGTTTAGACTTTGATGCCATTAAGGAACTTGAGGAGTGGATAACCATTGAAGATTTTGTTCACGAAACAGTAGCTCATATGGAGGCATCACAACTTCGGAAAGCTTCAGGTAAAACCTTTGAATTATCTCCCTCACAAACTAAGCTCGTCCCATCAATTTTGCAGGCTCCGGAGTTGGAACTCAAAGCACTCCCAAGCCACTTGAAGTATGCTTTTCTCGGTGAAAGAAATTCACTACCGGTGATAATCTCGAGTAAACTCTTGAAGGTAGAAGAAGAAAACTTGGTACAAGTCCTCAGGGACTATAAAGAGGTAATTGGATGGACAATAGTCGACATCAAGGGATTAAGTCCATCGACTTGCATGCACAAAATGCAGGTTATCGATAATGCTGTTCCCAAAAGAGAGGCTCAAAGGCGTCTCAACCCGCCTATGATAGAAGTGGTAAGAAAAGAAGTCCAAAAGCTACTTGATGCCGGGATGATCTATCCCATTTCTGATAGTAGTTGGGTTAGCCCAGTACACGTAGTACCAAAAAAGACTGGTGTGACTGTAATTGAGAATTCGGTAGGTGAGATGGTTCCCACTCAG ATTCCAGTGGCATCGGAGGATCAGGAGAAGATGACGTTTACGTGCCCATTTGGCACATTCGCTTACAGACGGATGCCGTTCAGATTGTGTAACGCACCAGCCACTTTTCAAAGATGCATGGCAAGTATATTTTTAGACTACGTTGAGAGAATTATCGAGGTGTTCATGGACCACTTTACTGTATATGGTGAGTCCTTAAAG AAGGACAAGGAATTCGAGTTTGACCAGTCATGCAGAGAAGCGTTTGACATGCTCAAACATAAGCTCGTTTTGGCACCTATTGTTCAACCACTGTATTGGAGTTATCCTTTCAAGATAATGTACGATGCTAGTGACCATAGCGTAGGAGCAGTCCTTAGACAAAGGATCGAGAAAGAACCACACGTCATCTCCTATGCCTCTAAAACTTTGGACGCTACCCAAATAAATTATTCAACCACTGAAAAAGAGTTTCTAGCTATAGTCTTTGACTTAGAAAAAATTCGTTCATATTTATTAGGAACTAAGATTGTGGTTTTTTCTGATTATGTAGCCCTCAAATATCTGATCGGGAAGAAGGAAGCAAAACTGAGACTTATAAGGTGGATACTACTTCTGCAAGAATTCGATCTCAAAATGAAAGATATAAAAGGACGTAAAAATCTGATGGCTGACCATCTGAGTCGAATTCCTCCATCAAAAGATGTAACATCACTTAAAGATGATTTTCCAGATGAAAAGTTGCTTGCTGCCCAGACGATTTTTCCATAG